A genome region from Rhodanobacter thiooxydans includes the following:
- a CDS encoding peptidylprolyl isomerase has protein sequence MTINVTFTTNRGPIHLRLHEDKAPVTVASFVNLARRGYYDGLSFHRVIADFMIQGGCPEGSGRGGPGYKFEDEFNPSLRHDKPGVLSMANAGPRTNGSQFFITHGPTPWLDGKHSVFGEVVGAADMDVVNAIRQGDTIEKVTVDGDVDALLAAQADRVAEWNAVLDRRG, from the coding sequence ATGACCATCAACGTCACCTTCACCACCAACCGTGGCCCGATCCACCTGCGCCTGCACGAAGACAAGGCGCCGGTCACCGTTGCCAGCTTCGTCAACCTGGCCCGGCGCGGTTACTACGACGGCCTGTCGTTTCATCGTGTGATCGCCGACTTCATGATCCAGGGCGGTTGCCCCGAGGGCAGCGGTCGTGGCGGTCCGGGCTACAAGTTCGAGGATGAGTTCAACCCGTCGCTGCGCCACGACAAGCCGGGCGTGCTGTCGATGGCGAATGCCGGCCCGCGGACCAATGGCAGCCAGTTCTTCATCACCCACGGTCCGACGCCGTGGCTGGACGGCAAGCACAGCGTGTTCGGCGAGGTGGTCGGCGCGGCCGACATGGACGTGGTCAACGCGATCCGCCAAGGCGACACGATCGAAAAGGTTACTGTGGACGGCGACGTCGATGCGCTACTGGCGGCACAGGCCGACCGCGTGGCGGAGTGGAATGCGGTGCTCGACCGGCGCGGTTGA